The Herbiconiux sp. A18JL235 region GCCGCCATCGACGCGGCAGGGCGCGACGAGTTCTTCATGGTCGGCGGTGCCGGCTCGGCGAACGTCATGCGCAGCATCCAGGCCGACGACACCGTTCTGAAGGCCACCGTCATCTACCCCTCCACCCAGGCCGCCGACGGCATCGCGCTGGCTCGGCTCCTGGTGAAGGGCGAAGGCCTGGGCGACCTGGTCGAGTCGTCGGTGCCGCGGGTCGTGCAGCTCGACGCCCCGGTCGTCACGAAGGAGAACGTCGACATCTACCTGCCGACCGCCTTCGAGTCCTGAGTGGTTCCGGGCGGGTGCGCCCGCCCGGAACCCACCACCTCGTCCCGTCGACAGAAAGATCAGCCCCGTGTCTCCCACCGCACCACTCCGTGTCGCCATGATCGGCAACGGCTTCATGGGCGCCGCCCACTCCCAGGGCTGGCGCACCGCCCCCCGCTTCTTCGATCTCCCGCTCGCACCCGAGATGACACTCCTCGTCGGTCGTGACGCCGGTCGTGCGGCGGACGCTGCGGAGCGCTGGGGATGGAGCGAGTCGAGCGACGATTGGCGGGCGGCGGTGCAGCGCGACGACATCGACCTCGTCGACATCGTCACTCCGGGCGACTTGCACGCCCAGATCGCGATCGCTGCCCTCGAGGCGGGCAAGCACGTGCTCTGCGAGAAGCCCCTCGCCAATACGACCGCCGAGGCCGAGGCCATGGCACGGGCCGCCGAGGAGGCGGCGGTGACGGGGGTGCGGGCCATGGTCGGCTTCACCTACCGCCGCGTTCCCGCCGTCGCCCTCGCCCGCGAGCTCGTGGCCGCCGGCCGGCTGGGCGTCATCCGTCAGCTCTCGGTGTCGTACCTGCAGGACTGGCTCGTCGACCCGCTCTCGCCCTTCACCTGGCGGCTCGACAAGCAGCTCGCCGGGTCGGGGGCGCTCGGCGACATCGGCGCCCACGCCATCGACCTCGCACAGTTCGTCACCGGCCGGTCGATCACCTCGGTCAGCGGCACCCTCGAGACCCTCGTGGCCGAGCGTCCGCTCTCGGGCGACGGGCGCGGCCTGTCGTCGTCGGGGAGCGGCGGCGACGCGGGCACCGCAGCGGTGACCGTCGACGACCGGGCCGTCTTCTCGGCGCGCTTCGACGACGGTGTGCTCGGCGCCTTCGAGGCCACGCGCATGAGCACCGGGCGCAAGAACGCCCTCCGCTTCGAGATCTCGGGGTCTGAGGGCGCCCTCTCGTTCGATCTCGAAGACCTCAATTCCCTGCGGTTCTACGACGCGACCCTCGACCCGGCCGTGCAGGGGTTCTCGAAGATCATCGTGACCGAGCCCGAGCATCCGTACATCGACGCCTGGTGGCCGGCGGGCCACGGCCTCGGCTACGAGCACGGCTTCTCGCACCAGGTGCGCGACCTCGTGATCGCGCTAGCCTCTGGCGAGAACCCGAGCCCCGACTTCGGTGACGGGCTGCGGGTGCAGCGCGTGCTCGAGGCCGTGGAACGCAGCTCCGCCGAACGGAGCGCCTGGACCGAGATCGACGAGAAGGAGATGGCACTGTGACACGACCGGTGACCCTGTTCACGGGGCAATGGGCCGACCTGCCCTTCGAAGAGGTCGCACGACTGGCCTCGGAGTGGGGCTACGACGGCCTCGAGATCGCCTGCTGGGGAGACCACCTCGACCCCTGGCGGTGGGACGAGCCGGGCTACGCGCAGGGCAAGCTCGATCTGCTCGACCGGTACGGGCTGAAGGTCTGGGCCATCTCGAACCACCTGAAGGGCCAGGCCGTCTGCGACGACCCGATCGATGAGCGCCACCGCGGCATCCTCTCCGACCGGGTGTGGGGCGACGGTGACGCCGAGGGAGTGCGGCAGCGCGCCGCCGAGGAGATGAAGCACACCGCGCGGCTCGCCGCGGCGCTCGGGGTGAAGACCGTCGTCGGCTTCACCGGCTCGAGCATCTGGAAGTACGTGGCGATGTTCCCGCCGGTGTCGCAGGAGCTCGTCGACGCGGGCTACCAGGACTTCGCCGACCGATGGAACCCCATCCTCGACGTCTTCGACGAGGTGGGCGTGCGGTTCGCACACGAGGTGCACCCCTCCGAGATCGCCTACGACTACTGGACGACGGTGCGCACCCTCGAGGCCATCGGCCACCGCGAGGCGTTCGGCCTCAACTGGGACCCCTCGCACTTCGTCTGGCAGGAGCTCGACCCGGTGTCGTTCCTGCTCGAGTTCAGCGACCGCATCTACCACGTCGACTGCAAGGACGTGAAGCTGAACGTCGGCAACGGGCGCAACGGGCGGCTGGGGTCGCACCTGGCGTGGGCGGACCTGCGCCGCGGGTGGGACTTCGTCTCGACCGGGCACGGCGACGTGCCGTGGGAGAAGAGCTTCCGGGCGCTCAACGCCATCGGCTACGACGGACCCATCTCGGTGGAGTGGGAGGATGCGGGGATGGATCGGCTGGTCGGTGCACCCGAGGCGCTCGGGTTCGTGCGCCGGCTCGCGTTCGACGCCCCTGCGGCGGCCTTCGACGCGGCGTTCAGCACGCGCTGAGGTCTGACGGCGCGGCGCTGCTCGGCGCCGTGCTCCCGGTCGGCGCCCGCTGAGCCCGGCAGCGACCGTATCAGCGATCGTTGAGCGAGCCCACCATCGCCTCGACCCGCTCGGCCGAGAGGGCGTACTGGATGGCGAGCACCGCGGCCCCCGCGATGGCGGCGTCGGCGCCGATGCGCGACCGGGTGATCTCGAGGTGCTGCGTGGCGAACGGCATCGCGCGCGTGTAGATGGCCTCGCGTACCCCGGCGATGAGGAACTCGCCCGCCGCGGAGAGGCTGCCGCCGATGACGATCGTCGACGGGTTCATCAGGCTCACGCAGGTGGTCAGCACCTCGCCCAGGTCGCGCCCCGCCTGGCGCACCGCCTGGATCGCCTCGATGTCGCCCCGTCGCACCAGCTCCACCACGTCGGCGCTCGAGCGCACGCTGCGCTCGGCACTGCTGAGCGCACGGGCGACGGCGGAGCCCGAGGCGACGGCCTCGAGGCAGCCCCGGTTGCCGCAGCGGCAGAAGATCTCGGCGCCGCGCGAGACGTAGACGTGCCCGAGGTCGCCCGCGGTGCCCTGGGCGCCGCGCTGCAGGCTCCCGCCCGAGATGACCCCGGCGCCGACTCCCGTCGCGACCTTCACGAACATGAGGTCGTCGACCTCGGGCCAGGCGAGCTCGCGCTCGCCGAGCGCCATGATGTTCACGTCGTTGTCGACGAGCACCGGCACCCCGAAGTGCTCGCCCAACGACCCGGCGACGTCGTACCTGTCCCAACCGGGCATGATCGGCGGGTTGATGGGGCGCCCCGTCGCGTGCTCGACCGGGCCCGGGAGGCCGACCCCGACCGCGAGCAGGTGACCCGCCGAGGCGGAGGTCGACTCGACGAGGGCGGAGCCGATCGCCCTGACGCGGTCGAGCACCACCGTCGGGCCGCTGGCGATGTCGAGCTCTTCGAGCTCCTCGGCGATAACCGCTCCGCCGAGGTCGGTGGTCGCCACCCGCACGTGCGAGGCTCCCACGTCGACGGCGAGCACGCTGTGGCCGGTCGAGTTGAGTGCGAACTGGGTCGACGGCCGTCCACCGGTGGAGATGGCGTCGTTCACGGGGCGGAGGAGGCCGAGCTTCATCAGTGCGTCGACCCGCAGGGCGACGGTGGAACGGGCGAGGCCGGTGAGGGCCGACAGCTCGGAGCGCGTGCGCGCCTGCCCGTCACGCATGATCTGGAACAGATCGCTGGTGTTGGCCGGGTTTCCTGCGTCACGGGCCCCACTTACGTCGTTCATTGCGCCATCTTATAGCGACGATCGACCTTATCGTGACGGTGCGGGCGTGGGTGGTGGGGTCGGTGTGCCGTCGACCGAGTCGAGGGTTCCGAACAACTGACCGTTCTCGTCCTGCGTCTGCATGAGTGCGGCGTACGCCTCGGCGTAGGTGGAGGGCTCGGTCTCGCCCGGCACGCCGTATTTCGCGATGAGGAGACCGAGCAGGCCCTTGGCCGGATTGCTGATGGGCTTCACCCGCTCGGCGTCGGAGGTGTCGTCGAAGCTCACCTCGGGATTCGGCGGCGTGTACTGCGGCAGCGTCTGCGGCCAGTCGCTCACCGGCCGGGGCTTGTCGAGCGTGATCGCACCGAACATGTCACGCGACTCCTTGTCGCGCCGGGTGAGGGGCTTGAGGCCGTGCCGCTTGCTCAGCGTGGCGATGACCGAGCCGTGGTCCATCTGCTCGTTCACGATCGTGTTCTCCGCGGTGTACGCCGAGATGGCGATAGCGGGCACCCGGCAGCCGAACCGGTCGAAGGTGAAGCCCATCTCGCCCGCGTCGCCGGTGCGCGGCGGAATCGCGGCCGGCGGCGGCACGTGGTCGAAGGTGCCGCCGTGCTCGTCGAAGGTGACGAACAGCATCGTGTTCATCGCGTTCGAGCCCGACGGGCTGTCGCTGCGCCTGATCGCCGAGTAGACCGCGTGCAAGAGCGCATCGGCCGCCCGCGCATCCGACACCGCCCCGTCGATGACGTCGCCGGCACCCGACGGGTCGTCGCTCTCGCGCAGCACCCCGTGCGGCGGATGCATGTCGTTGTGGTTGTAGATCATGCGCGGCTCGATGAACGCGTAGTCGGGGAGGTCGCCGTTCTCGACGTCGTCGTAGAACTGCTCCATGACGCGGAAGTTCGACTTCCAGTAGGGCTGCAGGGCGGGCGCGTGGAGCACGCCGGTCATCGACACCAGCTGCGCCGCGTCGTAGTAGACCCGCCACGAAAGACCCGCCTCCTCGAGGCGGTTGAAGATCGTCGTCGACTCCTCGGGCGGCACGTCGAGCCACTTGCGGTACCCGCCGTCGCCTTTGTTCGTGACGAAGCCGTGCGAGGTGGAGGCGTGGAAGAACAGCCGGTTGCAGAAGGTCTGCGAGGGCACGGCGCTGAACCAGTGGTCGAACACCGCGAAGTTCTTCGCGAGGGTGCTGAACACCGGCAGCATCTCGGGCGTGAAGCCGCCCATGGCGACCTCGTACTCCTTGCGCGTCGGCTCCTTGCGGTCTTTCGTGATGTGCCGGTAGTTGATGATGTAGTCCTCGACGAAGCCCTTCATGGTGGGCTGCGCGTTCGGGCCGGGCGCGTTGTACGGATACTGCAGGCCGTTCGCGTGAAGGTCGCGGTTCTGCTCGGGGTCGACCTTCTGGAACAGCTGGGTGTTGACGTGCGGGTACTCCTCGCCCGGATCGGGATCGGGGCTCGACATGATCTCGTCGGTCGACCCGCTGTAGGCGTGGGCCTTGATCACCTCGTCGGTGCCCGGCACCGGGTTCGAATGATCGCCCTGGTGGAGGCCCTCGAAGCTCTGGCCCTTCTTCAGCTCCTCGTCTTTGTAGAGCCAGCCGAGCACGTTGTCGAAGGAGCGGTTCTCGTACATCAGCACGACCAGATGGTCGAAGCCGGGTTTCGTCTCCTTCTGCTCGGCGGCGAAGTCGAGCGACGACTCCTCGGCGTAGACGCCCGCACCGATGGCAGCACCGGCGACGCCTCCCGCCGCTGCGCCTGCCGCGCCCATCGCCGCCGCCTTGAGGAAGGCGCGACGCGAGGCCACGGCACCTTCGGCGTCGGGCGCCGCGGGTGTGGGCTTCCTGCTGAACCGTGCCATCCTTCGACGTTACTACCCACCGGTGCCCGGCTGACCTCCGAACGCGCTGGGGGTCGGCCGGGGTCGGAACGCGGCGGCGTTGGCAAGGGCGATGCCGCCCACGACGATCAGTCCGCCGACGATCTGCGCGAGGCTGAAGGGATGCCCGAGAAGCAGGGTGAGCACCGCTGTGAAGACGGTGATGAGGTTGAGGAACACGCCGGCTCGTGCGGGCGGGATGACGTCGAGGGCCCGGTTCCAGAGCAGGTAGGACAGCACCGAGGGGAACACGACGATGAAGGCGAGGGCGCCCCACACGGTGGTGCTCTGCGGCAGGGCGGGGCCACCCGTGAGGAACGAGACGGGGGCGAGCACGAGCGTCGCGATGACCGCCTGCGCCGCCGTGGAGGCGATCGGCGGCAGGGCGGGGGCCTTCCGGCCGAGCACGGTGTAGGCGGTCCAGCTGAGGATGGCGCAGAGCATCAGCACGTCGCCGAGTCCGAATCCGCCCGTGAACAGTGCCGCGGGAGAACCCCGGCTGATGACGATGAGCACCCCGACGAGCGCCACGACGATGCCGACGATCGCAGTCGCCGAGAGCCGCTGTCGCAGCACGACCACGGCGGCGAGGCTGATCATCGCAGGATTGAAGGCGTTGATGAGCGAGGCGCTGAACGGGTCGGTGAACTGCAACGCCGAGTAGAGCAGCAGGGTGTAGCCGAGCAGGCCGGTTGCGCCGAGTGCCACGAGCCACGGCCAGGCCCTCAGCACCTCGCGCCAGCGGGGCCGCTCGATGAACTGGGCCAGCAGCACGAGGGGCAGCGCGGCGAACGCCCAGCGCAGCAGCACGAGGCTCACCGGGTCGAGCTCCGCCACCGCGGCGGCCCCCACCACGTAGTTGCCGGCCCAGAACAGGGTCGCCGCGACGAGCGAACCGATGGCCACCACGGGGGTGCGCCTGCTCCTTGCGCCCATTCGGCCCAGCCTACGGGAGAGCCGGCAACAGCAGAGCGCGGCGGGAGCCTGGTACCTGGGTGCCGTTCCTCTCGTACCGAAGGACAGCTTTGACGTGCCGGACATCCGGCCGTCACACCCATCCCCTAGGGTGGCTGCGTGCGCTCGACGACTGTCGTCGAGCAGTCTGGAGAGTGTCTGTGGGTATCGCGCGTCGCTGGGTCTTCCCGATCCTCAGGATCGTCTTGATCGCCGCCATCGCCGTCGCGCTCGGCAAGCTGGCCTTCTTCCCCGACCAGGCGACCGAGGCGAACCCCGCCGTCCCCACCGGCGAGATCGTCGAGCCCCACACCGTCGTCGCCCTCGGGTCGATCACGAACGACGTCGTCGTGCAGGCGACCGTCTCGGCCGACCCCGCCGTGCCGCTCAAGTCGACGGCGGCCGGCACGGTCGACGAGATCTTCGTGGCCCAGGGCGCCCAGGTCGCCGCCGGCGACACGGTGTTCGACGTGAAGGTGCCGATCGTGCGCGACCCCTCCGAGAGCGTCGACGCCGAGGGCAAGCCGCTGCCCGCGATCTTCACCTACGTGGAGGTGACGGCAGCAGCATCCGGAACCCTGAGCTCCCTCGGCGTCATCGAAGGGCAGGACGTGACGATCGGCATGGTGGCGGGTCAGATCGCGCCGCCCAGCTTCTCGGTGTCGGGAAGCCTCCAGCCCGCTCAGCAGTACCGCCTGCTCGACCGGCCCACCGAGGCGAGCATCGCCATCACGGGTGGGCCCGCACCGTTCACCTGCGGCGACCTGCGCATCACCACCCCGCTGGCCGGGGCGGGCGAGGGCGGCGACGGCGGCACCGGCGGTGGGACGGGCGGCACCGGAGGCGGCGCGGGCGGAGGGGGCACGGGCGGCGGCAGCGGCGGAACCACCGTGAGCTGCGCCATTCCCGGTGACGTCACCGTCTTCCCCGGCCTTGCCGCCGAGATGACCATCGCGGGCGGCAAAGCCGAGAACGTGCTCGTCGTGCCCACCACCGCCGTGCGCGGCGCCGCCCAGACGGGAACGGTGTGGGTGACGACCGCCGACGGCGCGACGGAAGAACGCTCAATCGGACTGGGGCTGAGCGACGGCACCCAGGTCGAGGTCACCGGCGGGCTGAGCGAGGGTGAGGAGATCCTCGAGTTCGCCCCGGGTGCCATGGCCGTACCGGGCGGCGGCGACATGGGCGACTGCACCGCGATGCCCGACGGCAGCATGATGTGCGGCTCGATCTCGTGAGCCTGCTGCGACTCGACGAGGTGACCAGAACGGTGCTGCCGCCCGATCAGCCGGCACTCACCATCCTCAACGGGGTGACCCTCACCGTCGAACCCGGCGACCGCATCTCGATCGTCGGCCGATCGGGTTCGGGCAAGTCGACGTTGCTCAACCTGATGGGCCTGCTCGACATCCCCACGAGCGGCACCCTCGAGTTCGACGGCAAGCCCGTGAAGTCGTACTCGGGCGCCGCGCGCGACCGCGTGCGCGGAGCCCGCATCGGCTTCGTCTTCCAGCAGTTCAACCTGCTTGCAGGGCGCACCGCGCTCGAGAACGTGGCGATGCCCCTGCACTATGCCGAAGGACGACAGTTCTGGCGCCGCAAGGCGCTCGCCGCCGAGATGCTCGAGCAGGTCGGTCTCGGGCACCGGCTCGACAGCATGCCCGACCGGCTGTCAGGAGGTGAGCAGCAGCGCGTTGCGATCGCCAGGTCGCTCGTGCGCGGGCCGAGCCTCATCCTCGCCGACGAACCGACCGGCGCGCTCGACCTCGACACCGGGCAGAGCGTCATGGAGCTCATCGACGAGGTGGCCACCAGCACCGGTGCGGCACTCGTGGTCATCACCCACGACCCCGCGATCGCCGAGCGCTCGCGCGACCACTACCTGCTCGACCGCGGGGTGCTCACCCGGGCGGGGGTGACGGATGCCGGGGCCCTTGAAGCGCATCCGTCGGCTGTCGCAGGGGGCGCTGCATGAAGCGCGCGCTGACGAGCCTCGTGGGCGCGGTGCTCGAGGCGTGGCAGGAGCTCAGGGTGCACCGCACCCGGGTGCTGCTCTCGCTCATCGGGGTCGCTGTCGCGGTCTGCTCGCTCACCACGGTCGTGGCGCTCGGCGCCATCGTGCAGCAGGCCAACGAGGAGCTGAGCGAGCGGTCGAGCGGGCGACCCGCGACCCTCTACGTGTACGCGTACACCGACGACGGCAGCCAGATCGACGCCGAGACGATGGACGCGACCTGGGCGGAGACGATCTCGCGCTACAAGGTCGACTACGCCAGCCGGGTGATGCAGACGAGCCAGCTGGTGCCGTTCGTGACGGGAGGCGTGCAGGTGGGCGCCCAGGCGGTCGACCAGCCCTACGGCGAGATGCACCGGGTGCGCATCACGGAGGGGTCGTGGTTCACCGCTGCCGACACCGAACGGCTCGCCCCCGCGCTGGTGGTGAACGAGATCTTCTGGGACAGGCTGGGCCGGCCCGACCTCAGCACGCATCCGACCGTCATGCTCGGCGGTGACAAAGGCACCAAGGCCGTCGTCGTCGGCGTGTACCCGGTGGCCACGTGGGAGACCGAGCCGTCGATGTACATGCTCGCCGATCAGCTGCAGGCGATCCAGGCGGCCGACCCGTCCGGAGGAGGCGCGTCGTCCGACCCGTTCGGCGGTGGTGGTCAGACGCAGTACGAGATGTGGGTGCCGCCCGAGATCTCCGATCAGCTCACCTCGCTCGTGAAGCGCGACTTCAGCGCGGCGCTGGGGGAGGGGGTGCAGGTCGACGTGAACCGGCAGGACTACGCGCAGTACGGCGACGACCCGTTCCTCGTGACGAAGCTCATCGTCGGGGGGATCGCAGTGCTGGTGCTGCTGCTCGGCGCGCTCGGGCTCGTGAACATCGCGCTCGTGACCGTGAAGCAGCGGGTGCGGGAGATCGGCATCAGGCGCAGCTTCGGCGCCACCGCGGGGCGCGTGTTCTTCGCCGTGATGATGGAGAGCGTCGTCGCCACCGTCGCGGCGGGAGCCGCCGGGGTGGTCGCCGCCGTGCTCATCGTGCAGTCGCCCATGATGCACGACTTCGTCGGGCAGGGGATGGTGACCGACTTCCCGCCGTTCCCGGTCGACGCCGCCGTGCTCGGACTCATCGCCGCCACCGCCGTCGGCGCATTGGCGGGGCTGCTGCCTGCGCTCGTCGCCGTGCGGGTCAAGGTGATCGACGCCATCCGCTACTGAGCGGGTCGTGCGCGATCGCTCGACCACGGCTTGCTCGACCACGGCTTGACTGCCGCCCTGAGGTCGCGGCTGGGGGTCACGGTGGTCATTGTCCGGCCGGGCGGACTCTCCGACCTTCGCGCCGGAGCGTGGCGTCAGCGTGTCGGTCGGCGGGAGGGGTGGAGAACTCGGGGCTGTCAGCGGGCTGGTGAGGTGAGGTGCTTGCGCATCTCGAGTTCACGGGTGGTGCGGTCGAGGGGGTAGGGGCGGGTGGTGCCGGTCTCGGTGAAGCCGCGGGCGCGGTAGGCGGCGATGGCGCGGGCGTTGTGCTCGTGCACCTCGAGGCTGAGGGTGTCGCCGCGCCCGGCTGCCCAGGCCTCGATCTCGTCGAGCAGGGCATCGGTGACCCCGGCCGCACGCCCGCGGTGGCTCGGCGCCACGTAGACGCCGTAGAGGAACGCGCCCGGCGAGCCGACGGGAACCTTCGACAGCATCGTGCCGACCCAGCGGCCGTCGTCGGCGATGGCGGCAACCGTGATCGACGATGCCGACGAGCCCTCGCGCGCCCACGCCCGCCACTCGGCCTCCGAACGGCGGTGCGCGTGCTCGAGGGTCTCGAGGTAGGCGAGCGGGGTGTCGGTGAGCATCTCGAGCCGCAACGCCCGCACCTCGGCCCAGTCGTCCTCGGTGGTGCGCCTCACCTCGAACCCTCGCTGCGACATGCCTCGACTCTACGACGCCGGCCTGCGGCCCGCCCTCGCCCGGCCCGACACCGCTCAGCTGCACCCTGACGACCACGCGGGAGCTCCGCCGGAGCGGAGGTCAGTTGGCGCGGCCGCTCTGCGCCTCGAGCACCTCGGCGTAGCGGCCCTCCGCCTCGGCGAAGCGTTGGCGCTTCACGCGTTCGACGAGGATCTGCTGCGCCTCGGGCTGCGTCTCGAGCAGGTGCATCGTCTCGTCGAGGTAGTCGTCGAGCGGCATGGCATGCGGGTTGTCTTTGAGGTTCATGAGGGTGGTCTGGGTGGCCGGGGGAGCGAGCTCGATCACCTGCACCGACGTGCCGGCGAGCTGCACCCGCATCGAGTCGGTGAAGGAATGGATCGCCGCCTTCGTGGCGCTGTAGGTGGGTGTGGCGGGCAGCGGCACGAATGCGAGGCCAGACGACACCGTGAGCACCGCCGCCGAGGGCTGCTCGAGCAGGTGCGGGAGGAAGGCAGCGACGAGCCTGATCGGGCCGAGCAGGTTCGTCGCGACCGTACGCTCGGCGACCTCGAGGAAGCCGGGGTCGCGCAGGTTCTCGGGCTGCATGATTCCCGCCATCGCCACGAGCACGTCGAGCTCGGGATGTGCCGACGTGACCGCGCGGAAGGCCTGGTCGATGGAGTCGGGGTCGGTGGTGTCGATGAGCTGCGCCTCGAGCCCCGGGTTCTGCTCGACGATCTCGGCGAGCAGCTCGGTGCGGCGCCCGCCCACGATGACGGTGTTGCCCGCTGCCTGCAGCCGCTGGGCGAGCCCCAGGCCGATGCCCGAGGTCGCACCGGGGATGAAGATCGTGTGTCCTTGGATGTTCACGGCTCTCGCTTTCTGATCTCTCACGGACGCGGTGGAGCATCCGTGATTCGAGTACACCTCCGATCTTCCAGCCGAACCAGGACAGGGGCATCCGCTGATCGACGATCAGTGGATAAGTCGCGCTCGAGGGGTCAAGGTGGAGGAGTGGACACCGCCGCATTCGGAGACTTCGTACGCACTCGCCGGGCAGCCCTCCAGCCCGAAGACGTGGGCCTTCGCCGCGGCCCGCGACGCCGCACCAGCGGGCTTCGGCGCGAAGAGGTCGCCGAGCTCTCGGGCATGTCGGCCGACTACCTGGCGCGCCTCGAACGCGGTTCGGGACTGCAGCCCAGCGAGCAGATGGTGGCGGCGCTCGCGCGCGGGCTGCGGCTCACGCTCGCCGAACGAGACCATCTCTTCCTCCTCGCCGGCCACCGGCCGCCCGGGCGCGCGCTCTCGAGCGACCATGTGAGCCCGGGGCTCATGCGCATTCTCGACCGCCTCGCCGACACGCCGGCCGAGATTCTCGGAGCGCTCGGCGACACGCTCGTGCAGACCGACTCCGCCGTCGCGTTGCTCGGCGAGCAGACCAAGCACACGGGCGCCGCCAGGAGCGGCTACTACCGGTGGTTCACCGACCCCTCCTCACGCTCCATCTACCCCGCTGACGACCACGAGCACCACAGCAGGGTGCGTGCCGCGCAGTTGCGCGCCGCGGCAGCCCAGGCCGGCCCGGGATCGGAGGTCGCCGCTCTCGTCGACCGGCTGCTCGACGAGAGCGCGGAGTTCAGGGCGATGTGGGAGCTCGGCGGTGTGGGCCTGCGGTACACCGATGAGAAGCGCTTCGTGCATCCCGAGGTGGGCGAGCTGTCGCTGCACTGCCAGGTGGTGCTCGACCCCGACCAGTGGCAATCGCTGCTCGTGTTCACCGCCACCCCGGGCACTCCGAGCGCCGACAAGCTCGCCCTGCTCACCGTGCTCGGCGCCCAGCGCCTCGCCGCCCGGCACCAGCCGGTGTGACCCGGCCGCGCGAGCTCAGTGCACGCGCACCCCGCCGATCCACGTCGACACCACTCGGGCCTCCGCGATGCGCTCGGGCCCTGAGTCGAACGGGTCGCGGTCGAGCACCGCGAGGTCGGCGAGGTGGCCGGGTGCCAGACGGCCGGTGGTGTCGCCCCGCCCGTTGGCGTGCGCGCTGCCCGCGGTGTACCCGGCGAGAGCCGTGGCCAGATCGAGCTTGTCGCGGTCGCCGCCGAGCGGTTCGGGCTCGGCTCCGAAACCCGTGCGTGTCACGGCGACCTGAACGGCGTCGAGCGGATACGCGCTCGACACGGGCCAGTCGCTGCCGAACGCCAGGGCGGCACCGGCCCGCGCGATTCTGCCGAACGGGTACGACCGCTCCCGCGCCCCCGCAGGGAGGATGGGCAGGCAGAGGTCGCGCAGCTGGTCGTCGGTGCGCGCCCAGAACGCCTGCAGGTTCGCGATGGCGCCGACGGATGCGAACCGTGCGATGTCGGCGTCGGCCACCATCTGCAGGTGGGCCAGCTGGTGCCGGCGCGGCGGCCGGAGCGACGGGGCGTCGGCCCCCGCGGCCCGGGCCGACCTCGCCAGCCCCGCCAGCGCATCCAGGGCCTGACTGACGGCCCGGTCGCCCAGGGCGTGGAAGTGCACCGAGAAGGCCTCAGCATCGAGCGCCGCGACGTACTCCGCGAGGTGCGGGGGCGATACGAAGTCGAGCCCCGACGCCACCTCGGGCGCGAGCCCGGGCACCGCATACCGTCCGTGGATCGACGCCGTGTGGTTCTCGACGATGCCGTCGAGCATCATCTTCACCGTGTCGGCCGCGAACAGCTCGGGCCGGCCGAGCGCCGCGGCGCGCCGCCGTCGCTCCATGAGGGAGTCGAGCTGCTCGAGGCCGGCGTCGCGGTTCCACCACAGCGCTCCGGTCACCCGGGCGCGCAGCCGACCCTCGTCGACGCCCCTGAGGTAGAGAGGGAGGGCATCGCCGAAGCCGAGCCCCTCTCCGACCAGGGCGTCCTGCCAGCCGGTGATGCCGAGGGAGAGCAGGTGGTCTTGCGCGGCCAGCAGGCCCCGGT contains the following coding sequences:
- a CDS encoding ABC transporter permease is translated as MKRALTSLVGAVLEAWQELRVHRTRVLLSLIGVAVAVCSLTTVVALGAIVQQANEELSERSSGRPATLYVYAYTDDGSQIDAETMDATWAETISRYKVDYASRVMQTSQLVPFVTGGVQVGAQAVDQPYGEMHRVRITEGSWFTAADTERLAPALVVNEIFWDRLGRPDLSTHPTVMLGGDKGTKAVVVGVYPVATWETEPSMYMLADQLQAIQAADPSGGGASSDPFGGGGQTQYEMWVPPEISDQLTSLVKRDFSAALGEGVQVDVNRQDYAQYGDDPFLVTKLIVGGIAVLVLLLGALGLVNIALVTVKQRVREIGIRRSFGATAGRVFFAVMMESVVATVAAGAAGVVAAVLIVQSPMMHDFVGQGMVTDFPPFPVDAAVLGLIAATAVGALAGLLPALVAVRVKVIDAIRY
- a CDS encoding GNAT family N-acetyltransferase, with amino-acid sequence MSQRGFEVRRTTEDDWAEVRALRLEMLTDTPLAYLETLEHAHRRSEAEWRAWAREGSSASSITVAAIADDGRWVGTMLSKVPVGSPGAFLYGVYVAPSHRGRAAGVTDALLDEIEAWAAGRGDTLSLEVHEHNARAIAAYRARGFTETGTTRPYPLDRTTRELEMRKHLTSPAR
- a CDS encoding SDR family oxidoreductase, whose translation is MNIQGHTIFIPGATSGIGLGLAQRLQAAGNTVIVGGRRTELLAEIVEQNPGLEAQLIDTTDPDSIDQAFRAVTSAHPELDVLVAMAGIMQPENLRDPGFLEVAERTVATNLLGPIRLVAAFLPHLLEQPSAAVLTVSSGLAFVPLPATPTYSATKAAIHSFTDSMRVQLAGTSVQVIELAPPATQTTLMNLKDNPHAMPLDDYLDETMHLLETQPEAQQILVERVKRQRFAEAEGRYAEVLEAQSGRAN
- a CDS encoding helix-turn-helix transcriptional regulator encodes the protein MDTAAFGDFVRTRRAALQPEDVGLRRGPRRRTSGLRREEVAELSGMSADYLARLERGSGLQPSEQMVAALARGLRLTLAERDHLFLLAGHRPPGRALSSDHVSPGLMRILDRLADTPAEILGALGDTLVQTDSAVALLGEQTKHTGAARSGYYRWFTDPSSRSIYPADDHEHHSRVRAAQLRAAAAQAGPGSEVAALVDRLLDESAEFRAMWELGGVGLRYTDEKRFVHPEVGELSLHCQVVLDPDQWQSLLVFTATPGTPSADKLALLTVLGAQRLAARHQPV
- a CDS encoding amidohydrolase, with the protein product MDHADARQTVFAGGSYFTAGMTRSVDGAVLVREGRILAVGSSAEVEAAALAATADGPAPSRGETRRVDLAGGLVVPGFQDSHVHPAPAGLEMLQCDLSAAESADEALAIVRRYAAETPGEWLFGGGWSMDHFAGGTPDRRLLDEVTAGRPAYFMSRDHHSAWVNTAALERAGITAATPDPADGKFERDPDGTPSGTVHEGALTLFETVKPLPDADLAYRGLLAAQDHLLSLGITGWQDALVGEGLGFGDALPLYLRGVDEGRLRARVTGALWWNRDAGLEQLDSLMERRRRAAALGRPELFAADTVKMMLDGIVENHTASIHGRYAVPGLAPEVASGLDFVSPPHLAEYVAALDAEAFSVHFHALGDRAVSQALDALAGLARSARAAGADAPSLRPPRRHQLAHLQMVADADIARFASVGAIANLQAFWARTDDQLRDLCLPILPAGARERSYPFGRIARAGAALAFGSDWPVSSAYPLDAVQVAVTRTGFGAEPEPLGGDRDKLDLATALAGYTAGSAHANGRGDTTGRLAPGHLADLAVLDRDPFDSGPERIAEARVVSTWIGGVRVH